In Pedobacter sp. W3I1, one DNA window encodes the following:
- a CDS encoding TonB-dependent receptor domain-containing protein, translated as MKNYKRLLKLFCFSIFLLADDICAQEKPITVSGQIKEAKNKNTLPYTNIVLKKPNDEKFILGTISDDQGRFSIKDLPSGNYNLVISIVGYQTLKKEISIGILSPFLDLGIFELMEDAQTLQSVNIQGTQHEGLGNKMDKKTYDLAKNTSQLGGSVLQAMQNLPGITIQDGKVQLRGNDKIAVLIDGKQNAITGFGSQTGLDNIPASAIERIEIINNPSSKYDANGNAGIINIIYKKSKQEGFNGKLGMSTGFGAIWLRKENLPGISAQYQATPKFNPSLSLNYRKNKLNTFLQADYLYTQTLNKNEFSQRIYDNGTVINQQVKRNRTTTFSTIKSGFDFNPDEHNSFTLSGFFNREKIGDLGDIPYFNSDFTVRNRLWQFVEDEVKYTATGSALYQHKFAQPGHTLSAGFNYTWHREDEKYFFTNITPAFTGMDSFKLLSDEHVSDFNLDYVRPLKHGRIEGGIKYRYRFIPTDMQFYPGLNSPIDVNAGGWADYSENIPAVYGNYVYENNKTELEAGLRMEYVKVEYKVNPNHNTYKSDGYEYSRPFPNLRFAYKINEKNKISAFYNQRVDRPNEVDIRIFPKYDEPELLKVGNPALRPQFTHAIELGYKNNWNKGYFYASAFHKIVNGTITRIATIVPGNAIIYNIFQNAGKSFNSGGELLLQQELASWFSFNLSTTLYRNKINAFTVANQYPVPTVYSTPEQSIVSGNGKFNGQFKLPGKTDIQLAMVYLAPDIIPQGKIGARFSTDLGIKKQIQKGKGEIFLNGNDILNTLKIKKEINGNGFRLNSTDYYETQVFRLGYSYKF; from the coding sequence ATGAAGAACTACAAGAGACTATTAAAGCTATTTTGCTTTTCTATATTCCTGCTGGCAGATGATATTTGTGCACAGGAAAAACCCATCACTGTTTCAGGACAGATTAAAGAGGCTAAAAATAAAAACACGCTTCCTTATACCAACATTGTTTTAAAAAAACCAAATGATGAAAAATTTATTTTGGGCACCATTAGTGACGACCAGGGGCGATTTTCGATTAAAGATCTCCCATCGGGAAACTATAATCTGGTAATTAGCATAGTGGGTTATCAAACTTTAAAAAAAGAGATCAGTATTGGTATACTCAGTCCATTTCTCGACCTGGGCATTTTTGAGCTGATGGAAGATGCACAAACCCTACAAAGTGTTAATATTCAAGGCACACAGCATGAAGGTTTAGGCAATAAAATGGACAAAAAGACTTACGATCTTGCCAAAAATACCAGTCAGCTCGGTGGTTCGGTACTGCAGGCCATGCAAAACCTTCCCGGCATCACCATACAGGACGGAAAAGTACAATTAAGAGGGAACGATAAAATTGCGGTATTGATTGACGGCAAACAAAACGCGATTACAGGTTTTGGAAGCCAGACCGGACTCGATAATATACCTGCTTCGGCTATTGAGCGTATAGAGATTATCAATAATCCTTCCTCAAAATACGATGCGAATGGTAATGCTGGTATCATCAACATTATTTACAAGAAAAGCAAACAGGAAGGCTTTAATGGCAAATTGGGTATGAGCACCGGTTTTGGGGCAATATGGCTCCGAAAAGAAAACTTACCGGGAATAAGTGCGCAATACCAGGCCACACCAAAATTTAATCCTTCCCTATCTTTAAACTACCGTAAAAACAAATTAAATACCTTTTTACAGGCCGATTATCTGTATACGCAAACCTTAAATAAAAACGAATTTTCGCAAAGGATTTATGATAATGGCACGGTAATCAACCAACAGGTTAAACGCAATAGGACTACTACATTTTCTACCATAAAAAGCGGCTTCGATTTTAACCCGGATGAGCATAACAGCTTTACCTTATCTGGCTTTTTTAACCGGGAAAAAATTGGAGATCTTGGCGACATCCCCTACTTCAACAGCGATTTTACAGTTAGGAACCGCTTGTGGCAGTTTGTAGAAGATGAAGTAAAATATACCGCTACGGGCTCAGCACTGTATCAGCATAAATTTGCACAACCGGGCCATACCTTAAGTGCAGGTTTTAATTACACCTGGCACCGGGAAGATGAAAAATATTTTTTCACTAACATTACGCCTGCGTTTACAGGGATGGATTCGTTTAAGCTGCTATCTGATGAACATGTTTCAGATTTTAATTTAGATTACGTGCGTCCGCTGAAACATGGAAGGATAGAAGGTGGCATAAAATACCGTTATCGGTTTATCCCAACGGATATGCAATTTTATCCAGGGCTAAACTCTCCTATTGATGTAAATGCAGGCGGTTGGGCCGATTATAGCGAAAATATCCCGGCAGTATATGGCAACTATGTTTATGAGAACAACAAAACCGAACTGGAAGCCGGATTAAGAATGGAATACGTAAAAGTAGAATATAAGGTAAACCCGAACCATAATACCTATAAGAGCGATGGTTACGAATATTCCAGACCTTTCCCTAACCTACGGTTTGCCTACAAAATAAATGAGAAAAATAAAATAAGTGCTTTCTACAACCAACGTGTAGACCGACCGAATGAAGTAGATATCAGGATATTCCCAAAATACGATGAACCTGAACTGTTAAAAGTGGGCAATCCTGCCCTACGCCCACAGTTTACACATGCCATAGAATTGGGTTACAAAAACAATTGGAATAAAGGCTATTTTTATGCATCAGCTTTTCATAAGATCGTAAATGGCACCATCACACGCATTGCCACTATTGTTCCTGGTAATGCCATTATCTATAATATCTTCCAAAATGCGGGAAAAAGCTTTAATTCGGGTGGTGAATTACTTTTGCAACAGGAACTTGCCTCATGGTTTTCATTTAACCTAAGCACTACACTATATCGAAACAAGATCAATGCCTTTACAGTAGCCAACCAATATCCTGTTCCAACGGTATATAGTACACCTGAGCAGTCTATCGTATCAGGCAATGGCAAATTTAACGGACAGTTCAAATTACCGGGCAAAACAGATATCCAACTGGCAATGGTTTACCTGGCTCCTGATATTATCCCACAAGGGAAAATTGGCGCCAGGTTTTCTACGGATCTGGGCATTAAAAAACAGATTCAGAAAGGTAAGGGTGAAATTTTCTTAAATGGGAATGATATCCTGAATACGTTGAAGATCAAAAAGGAAATCAATGGAAACGGTTTCAGGCTTAACAGTACTGATTATTATGAAACTCAGGTTTTTAGATTAGGTTACAGTTATAAGTTTTAA
- a CDS encoding HD domain-containing protein, translating to MEKEQEILLQKVEAFVKELLKKELPKNMYFHDFEHTLLVVEGVRTIGKQSNVGEKDLLLLTLAAFLHDVGYTKQYMGHELASVQIARDFLFENGLNDADIGVVSDCILATKYPQLPNNNLEKIICDADFYHFSLQNYIGFAARLKREWEENLHLMYADREWDAINIKMLAGHEYFTTFGKQTLQKKKNLNIEKLIQRFYLTGLRWFF from the coding sequence ATGGAAAAAGAGCAGGAGATATTGCTACAAAAAGTCGAAGCTTTCGTTAAAGAACTTTTAAAAAAAGAATTGCCGAAAAACATGTACTTCCATGATTTTGAACATACTTTGCTGGTGGTAGAAGGTGTAAGAACTATTGGCAAGCAAAGTAATGTGGGGGAGAAAGATTTGCTGTTACTTACTTTGGCTGCCTTTTTACATGATGTTGGCTATACTAAACAATACATGGGCCATGAGCTTGCCAGTGTCCAGATTGCCCGCGATTTTTTATTTGAAAATGGTCTGAATGATGCTGATATAGGAGTTGTGTCCGATTGTATTTTGGCTACGAAATATCCTCAACTGCCAAATAACAATCTAGAGAAAATTATATGTGATGCCGATTTTTATCATTTTTCCCTTCAGAATTATATTGGTTTTGCCGCCAGGCTGAAAAGAGAATGGGAAGAAAACCTTCATTTAATGTACGCTGATAGAGAATGGGATGCCATCAATATCAAAATGCTGGCGGGACACGAGTACTTTACCACCTTTGGCAAACAGACATTACAGAAGAAAAAAAATCTGAACATTGAAAAACTAATACAGCGATTTTACCTAACAGGTTTGCGATGGTTTTTTTAA
- a CDS encoding LTA synthase family protein, whose translation MSIKEKTNKLLDNRFGPVFLVTVLLCTISLITRLSLLIYSASSVDWSVLNLLKIFVIGLFYDLAAASFAVIPIVIYLWLLPSKWYASKFNKILLFIYFFFVVFTLIFNAISEWFFWEEFSVRYNFIAVDYLVYTTEVIGNIRQSYPINSIMIGLVIITALIVYILRKPITTSTTTKTGFGKRTKIALILLCLPVLTYFGVSHRWKYLSKNQYVNELSGNGMYDFGFAFWNNQLDYNTFYKTLPIKSAESILSHLLQEDSTVKNGAFKNTSRTISSIGTENKMNVVLISVESLSAEFLGTFGNTQHITPQLDSLAKEGLLFNNLYASGTRTVRGLEALSLCIPPTPGQSIVKRPDNKNLFTLGSIFRSKGYNSRFIYGGYGYFDNMNEFFSNNGYQVTDRSSLQDSEIHYSNIWGVADEDLFTLSLRELDKDYKNKKPFFAQIMTVSNHRPYTYPEGRIDIPSHTGREGAVKYTDYAIGKFIREAKQKPWFSNTLFVIVADHCASSAGKVELPVDKYHIPMIFYSPEHIAPGKFGKLTAQIDIGPTILGYLNFSYDSKFFGQDVFKMKDSDERAFISTYQSLGYLKNNKLVILNPNKKAATYKPDFTTGSAVAIPADEKLINEAISNYQMASYLYQNNLYGFESKKKP comes from the coding sequence ATGAGCATTAAAGAAAAAACAAATAAATTACTCGATAATAGATTTGGACCAGTTTTTTTAGTTACAGTATTATTATGTACCATATCGCTGATTACAAGGCTCTCTTTATTAATTTATAGTGCATCATCAGTTGACTGGTCGGTACTTAACCTCCTTAAAATTTTTGTTATTGGCTTATTTTACGATCTTGCTGCTGCATCATTCGCAGTAATCCCGATTGTGATCTACCTGTGGTTACTTCCTTCAAAATGGTATGCGAGCAAATTCAACAAAATATTGTTGTTCATTTATTTTTTCTTTGTTGTTTTTACGCTAATCTTCAATGCCATTTCAGAATGGTTCTTTTGGGAAGAATTTTCAGTCCGTTATAACTTTATAGCGGTCGATTACCTGGTCTACACCACAGAAGTTATCGGTAATATCCGCCAATCGTACCCGATCAACAGCATTATGATTGGTTTGGTGATCATCACGGCGCTAATTGTCTATATTTTAAGAAAACCTATCACAACATCTACCACCACTAAAACTGGTTTTGGTAAGCGGACAAAAATTGCCCTTATTCTTTTATGTCTGCCAGTTCTTACTTACTTCGGTGTAAGCCATAGATGGAAATACCTAAGCAAAAATCAATATGTAAACGAGCTTTCGGGCAATGGCATGTACGATTTTGGATTCGCTTTTTGGAACAATCAGCTCGATTACAATACTTTTTACAAAACCCTCCCCATTAAAAGTGCCGAATCTATTCTGAGCCATTTGCTTCAGGAAGATTCTACTGTTAAGAATGGAGCATTTAAAAATACTTCCAGAACCATCAGTAGCATTGGTACTGAAAACAAGATGAATGTGGTACTAATCAGTGTAGAAAGTTTAAGCGCTGAGTTTTTGGGCACATTTGGTAATACACAGCACATTACGCCACAGCTCGATTCGCTGGCAAAAGAAGGTTTGTTATTCAACAATTTATATGCTTCGGGAACGCGTACTGTACGAGGCCTGGAAGCACTTTCACTTTGCATCCCGCCTACCCCCGGACAATCGATCGTAAAACGCCCTGATAATAAAAACCTGTTCACCTTAGGCAGCATATTTCGTTCAAAAGGTTACAACAGCAGGTTTATTTATGGTGGTTATGGCTATTTCGATAACATGAACGAGTTTTTTTCAAATAATGGCTATCAGGTAACGGATAGAAGTTCACTTCAGGATTCAGAAATCCACTATTCGAATATCTGGGGTGTTGCCGATGAAGATTTATTTACGCTTTCGTTACGCGAACTGGATAAAGATTATAAAAACAAGAAACCTTTTTTCGCTCAGATTATGACGGTTTCGAACCACCGCCCCTATACCTATCCTGAAGGAAGGATTGATATTCCATCGCACACCGGCAGAGAAGGCGCAGTTAAATACACCGATTACGCTATTGGCAAATTTATACGCGAAGCAAAACAAAAACCCTGGTTTTCGAATACTTTATTCGTCATTGTAGCCGATCATTGTGCTTCTAGTGCAGGTAAAGTAGAGTTACCAGTAGATAAATACCACATTCCAATGATTTTTTACAGTCCAGAACACATTGCACCAGGTAAATTCGGGAAACTAACCGCACAGATTGATATCGGTCCAACCATTTTGGGTTACCTGAATTTCAGTTACGACAGTAAGTTTTTCGGTCAGGATGTGTTTAAGATGAAAGATAGCGATGAAAGGGCTTTTATAAGCACCTACCAGAGTTTAGGTTACCTTAAAAACAATAAATTAGTTATTCTCAATCCAAATAAAAAAGCAGCTACATACAAGCCCGATTTCACCACTGGAAGCGCCGTAGCTATACCTGCAGATGAGAAATTGATCAATGAAGCGATTTCCAATTATCAAATGGCATCATACCTTTACCAGAATAATCTGTACGGCTTTGAGTCT
- a CDS encoding response regulator transcription factor translates to MKILVIEDEQALLESILAYFTGEGNICEHASDFAAANEKISLYSYDCILLDLGLPGGEGLELLTKLKQLKKRDGVLIISARHSLDDKLAGLDLGADDYLVKPFHLSELKARVSAIVRRKNFDGNNVIVFNEITVDVSAMKITVKGNQVILTKKEFDLMVYFLSNRNKVVTKNAMAEHLWGDEMDLSDDFDFIYTHVKNLRKKLLEAGSADYLRSVYGIGYKFGDI, encoded by the coding sequence ATGAAAATTTTAGTCATTGAAGATGAACAGGCTTTATTAGAGAGTATCCTGGCCTATTTTACCGGAGAAGGTAATATTTGTGAGCATGCTTCAGATTTTGCTGCTGCCAACGAAAAAATATCGCTCTATAGTTACGATTGTATTCTTTTAGACTTGGGCTTGCCGGGTGGGGAAGGGCTAGAGCTGTTAACCAAACTGAAGCAACTGAAAAAAAGAGATGGTGTACTCATTATTTCGGCCCGCCATTCGTTAGATGATAAACTTGCCGGACTCGATCTTGGTGCTGACGATTATTTGGTTAAACCCTTTCACTTATCAGAGCTTAAAGCAAGGGTAAGTGCCATTGTGCGCAGAAAGAATTTTGATGGCAATAATGTTATTGTTTTCAATGAGATAACAGTTGATGTATCGGCAATGAAAATTACGGTTAAAGGCAATCAGGTAATATTAACCAAAAAAGAGTTCGATCTGATGGTTTATTTCCTCTCTAACCGCAATAAAGTGGTGACTAAGAATGCCATGGCCGAACATCTGTGGGGAGATGAAATGGATCTGTCTGACGATTTCGACTTTATTTATACCCACGTTAAAAATCTCCGCAAAAAACTACTCGAAGCCGGATCAGCTGATTATCTTCGTTCTGTTTATGGGATTGGCTATAAATTTGGCGATATATGA